The DNA window GCATATTCAATGGTATATTCCTATTTTGAATACAAAAAGATCCATAAAGGTGAATAATTGGATTTTTTAGAACTTTGTGAAAAAAGATACAGCTGCAGAAAATACCTTGAAAAAGAAGTTGAAAGGGAGAAGATTGATAGGTGTCTTGAAGCTTCAAGGCTTGCACCTTCTGCAGTCAATGCCCAACCGTGGAGCTTTATAGTCATAGATGAACCAAAATTAAGAGAGAGCATTGCAAAAGAAACTTATGACAAATTAGCCTCATTCAACAAATTTTCACTTGCTGCACCGGTACTTGTCGCAATAGTAAATGAAAATCCAGCGGTGACGGGCTTTCTTGGGAGATTTGTTCAGGGGCGAGATTTTAGCCTGGTAGACAATGGAATTGTGGCGTCGCATTTCTGCCTTAAAGCAACTGAAGAAGGGCTTGGAACTTGCATCCTCGGCTATTTTAATGAAAAGAATGTAAAGGACATCTTGAAAATACCAAGAAATAAATCAGTTTCACTCATTATTGCTGTTGGTTATCCAGCCGACACCCCAAAAAAGAAAATCAGGAAACCTATAGAAAAGATAAGAAAATATAACCTATAAGATTTATGAGTCGTTTACGAAGTCTTTTTCAACTGAAGGCGTAGTCTTATTATTCCTGACTATGTTATTGACCCATGACTCCATGAAACTATGCAATTTATCATATATCTGAGATGCGATATCAAAATCAAGCTCTAGGATCTTCTCATAGTCATCCCTTGCCCTCTCTTTGAATCCTCTCTCAAAAAATATGTTGCCACGCTGAAAATATGCATCCTTGAATTCTGGATCGATTTCTATGGCCTTGGTAAAATCGTCAATGGCATTTTCATATTTGTCTTCTTTGATATACGCTTGGCCTCTGTGGTAATGGGCTTCGGCAAAACCGTCCTTTAATTCAATTGCCTTAGTAAAGTTTGAGATGGCCTTTGCATATTCGCCAACTTTAAAAAATGAAAGCCCTGATAAAAAATATTTATCAGATGCTTTTCCATAATAGTGAGAATCAGGTTTTGAAGTGTCATCTGAAAATATACCGTCAATTTGGGTGTCTTTAATTTTAAAGCCACACTTAAAGCAGTAGTTAGATCCTTGGGGGAGTTTGGCCCCACATTTATAACAGTTGACAATATCTCCCAAAATAACACCTCCAGTTATATCTGAGTTCGCATTAACTAAACCAGTATATAAGTATTGTGTAAGAAAATATAAGAATCGTATAAAAAAAAATTAATAATTGTCAGTATTTATGTTTGTATCGATAGAAGAGTAATTTCTATTAATTATATGAAAAATACTGCAAATTATCTCAATAAAATGAATATTTAATATAAATCTATCAATTAAAAACGACAACTTTATAAACTAAATATATAATATTTGTTTAGGGCCAGTAAATGGCCAAATATATAAAGGAGTAATATAAATGTATGGCGAAAACCGAG is part of the Methanofastidiosum sp. genome and encodes:
- a CDS encoding nitroreductase family protein is translated as MDFLELCEKRYSCRKYLEKEVEREKIDRCLEASRLAPSAVNAQPWSFIVIDEPKLRESIAKETYDKLASFNKFSLAAPVLVAIVNENPAVTGFLGRFVQGRDFSLVDNGIVASHFCLKATEEGLGTCILGYFNEKNVKDILKIPRNKSVSLIIAVGYPADTPKKKIRKPIEKIRKYNL
- a CDS encoding tetratricopeptide repeat protein: MGDIVNCYKCGAKLPQGSNYCFKCGFKIKDTQIDGIFSDDTSKPDSHYYGKASDKYFLSGLSFFKVGEYAKAISNFTKAIELKDGFAEAHYHRGQAYIKEDKYENAIDDFTKAIEIDPEFKDAYFQRGNIFFERGFKERARDDYEKILELDFDIASQIYDKLHSFMESWVNNIVRNNKTTPSVEKDFVNDS